Proteins encoded together in one Stutzerimonas stutzeri window:
- the lepB gene encoding signal peptidase I produces MSINFPLLLVIAVAVCGLLALSDLLFFAPRRRAAIANYEGRTGEIDPSTLEALNKEPLLIEYGKSFFPVLAIVLVLRSFLVEPFQIPSGSMIPTLEVGDFILVNKFAYGIRLPVVDTKVIEVSDPKRGDVMVFRYPNEPSINYIKRVVGLPGDTVRYSSDRRLFVNDQPVAEILVGEEPGSLGSAVLYREKLGEVEHLIRKEMGRYRIEPSRQWTVPAEHYFMMGDNRDNSNDSRYWQDDSIPAELAGMVPDRNIVGKAFAVWMSWPDPKLSNLPNFSRVGLIH; encoded by the coding sequence ATGTCGATCAATTTCCCGTTGTTGCTGGTTATCGCCGTGGCCGTCTGCGGTCTTTTGGCACTGAGCGATCTGTTGTTCTTCGCACCCCGGCGTCGGGCTGCGATCGCCAACTACGAAGGGCGCACCGGGGAAATCGATCCATCGACGCTGGAGGCGCTGAACAAGGAGCCACTGCTGATCGAGTATGGCAAGTCCTTCTTCCCTGTGCTGGCCATCGTGCTGGTACTGCGCTCGTTTCTCGTCGAACCCTTCCAGATCCCGTCCGGTTCGATGATTCCGACGTTGGAGGTCGGTGACTTCATCCTGGTCAACAAGTTCGCCTACGGCATCCGCCTGCCGGTGGTGGACACCAAGGTGATCGAAGTCAGCGATCCGAAGCGCGGCGACGTGATGGTCTTCCGCTATCCGAACGAACCCAGCATCAACTACATCAAGCGGGTCGTCGGTCTGCCGGGTGACACCGTGCGCTACAGCAGCGACCGCCGTCTGTTCGTCAACGATCAGCCGGTGGCCGAAATACTGGTCGGCGAAGAGCCGGGCAGTCTCGGCAGCGCCGTGCTGTATCGGGAAAAACTTGGCGAAGTGGAGCACCTGATCCGCAAAGAAATGGGGCGCTATCGAATCGAACCGAGCCGCCAGTGGACCGTGCCGGCCGAGCATTACTTCATGATGGGCGACAACCGCGACAACTCCAACGACAGCCGCTACTGGCAGGACGACTCGATCCCCGCCGAGCTTGCTGGCATGGTTCCGGACCGCAACATCGTCGGCAAGGCCTTCGCCGTGTGGATGAGCTGGCCCGATCCGAAACTCAGCAATCTGCCGAATTTCTCCCGCGTGGGCCTGATTCACTGA